A stretch of the Chiloscyllium plagiosum isolate BGI_BamShark_2017 chromosome 25, ASM401019v2, whole genome shotgun sequence genome encodes the following:
- the alkbh2 gene encoding DNA oxidative demethylase ALKBH2, translated as MMDKFVIRRPKNYGNSKSEQCEVQKQMDSKAVNDPMAESPRKKLKSRTGESELTELTPPLNEQGLLRDADCSWKQLRAEGLNCDYTKIFTKSEADDIFLQLEKELEYFSGEETKVQVFGKWHNIPRKQVTYGDLGLTYTYSGVTLAPKPWLPVLEMIRARVTQATGHTFNFVLINRYKDGRDHIGEHRDDEKELEPFSPIASVSFGACRDFIFRHRDSRGKHATRRLEPVKLLLGHGSLLMMNYPTNIYWYHSLPVRKNVLSPRINLTFRKVLPLAKAD; from the exons ATGATGGACAAGTTTGTCATCAGGCGACCAAAGAACTATGGCAATTCCAAGTCAGAACAGTGTGAGGTCCAAAAGCAGATGGATAGTAAAGCAGTGAATGATCCAATGGCAGAGAGTCCAAGGAAGAAACTGAAAAGCAGGACAGGTGAAAGTGAATTAACAGAACTGACACCCCCCTTAAACGAGCAGGGCTTGCTGAGAGATGCTGACTGTTCTTGGAAGCAGCTGAGAGCGGAGGGACTGAACTGTGATTATACCAAAATATTCACCAAATCAGAGGCGGATGACATATTTTTGCAGTTGGAGAAAGAGCTGGAGTATTTTTCAG gTGAAGAAACCAAAGTGCAAGTGTTTGGCAAATGGCACAATATTCCACGTAAACAGGTGACATATGGGGACCTTGGCTTGACCTACACTTACTCAGGGGTGACCCTGGCTCCTAAGCCCTGGCTTCCCGTGCTGGAGATGATCAGAGCCCGAGTAACGCAGGCTACAGGACACACGTTCAACTTTGTGCTGATCAACAG GTACAAAGATGGACGAGACCACATAGGGGAGCACCGTGATGATGAGAAGGAACTGGAGCCTTTCAGCCCCATCGCATCAGTCTCCTTTGGTGCCTGCCGGGACTTCATCTTCCGTCACCGGGACTCCCGAGGTAAACATGCGACACGCCGCCTGGAACCAGTGAAACTGCTTCTGGGCCACGGCAGCCTGTTGATGATGAACTACCCCACCAACATCTACTGGTACCACAGCCTGCCAGTCCGCAAAAACGTGCTGAGCCCCCGCATCAATCTGACCTTCCGCAAAGTCTTACCTCTGGCAAAGGCTGATTGA